One genomic region from Conexibacter woesei DSM 14684 encodes:
- a CDS encoding MBL fold metallo-hydrolase yields MSEPVRKRELGRGERVLSGLWRLRLPLPWPGVPHCNAWAIRAGDGIVLVDCGMHEEGSMEQLERAMAMVNLSVDDVRLLVCTHAHTDHYGQAATIVERTGCELWMHPNYEHATRSIEDPAQALQRRLEIGRTSGVPELVLRRYAEIAKEQEPGIASVIAPDLALLPGIEVETDLGFWSVVETPGHAPSHVCLYQPERRILISGDHLLGRISLYFDYGWTPDPVGEFLRSLDAIEALDPLPRLCIAGHARPFTDVQAHVEANRELVAQRVAAAAVAIEGAPLTAYEVVPYVHGRDAIHAAAWLLAETLCYLRHLEAIGAARREPGDPERWVAV; encoded by the coding sequence ATGTCCGAACCGGTGCGCAAGCGGGAGCTGGGTCGCGGGGAGCGCGTGCTGTCGGGGCTGTGGCGCCTGCGCCTGCCGCTTCCATGGCCGGGCGTCCCGCACTGCAACGCATGGGCGATCAGAGCCGGCGACGGGATCGTCCTGGTCGACTGCGGCATGCACGAAGAGGGCTCGATGGAGCAGCTCGAACGGGCGATGGCGATGGTCAACCTGTCGGTCGACGACGTCAGACTGCTCGTCTGCACGCACGCCCACACCGACCACTACGGCCAGGCCGCGACGATCGTCGAGCGGACCGGCTGCGAGCTGTGGATGCACCCGAACTACGAGCATGCGACGCGCTCGATCGAGGATCCCGCCCAAGCGCTCCAGCGGCGGCTGGAGATCGGCCGCACGAGCGGCGTGCCCGAGCTGGTGCTGCGCCGCTACGCGGAGATCGCGAAGGAGCAGGAGCCGGGCATCGCGAGCGTGATCGCGCCCGACCTCGCGCTGCTGCCGGGGATCGAGGTCGAGACCGACCTCGGCTTCTGGAGCGTCGTCGAGACGCCCGGCCATGCGCCGTCGCACGTCTGCCTCTACCAGCCCGAGCGCCGCATCCTGATCTCGGGCGACCACCTGCTCGGCCGCATCTCGCTCTACTTCGACTACGGCTGGACGCCCGACCCGGTCGGCGAGTTCCTGCGCTCGCTCGACGCGATCGAGGCGCTCGACCCGCTGCCGCGCCTCTGCATCGCCGGTCACGCGCGGCCGTTCACCGACGTGCAGGCGCACGTCGAGGCCAACCGCGAGCTGGTCGCGCAGCGGGTCGCGGCGGCGGCCGTCGCGATCGAAGGGGCGCCGCTGACGGCGTACGAGGTCGTCCCCTACGTGCACGGGAGAGACGCGATCCACGCGGCCGCCTGGCTGCTCGCCGAGACGCTCTGCTACCTGCGTCACCTCGAGGCGATCGGCGCCGCGCGCCGCGAGCCCGGCGATCCGGAGCGCTGGGTCGCGGTGTGA
- a CDS encoding GNAT family N-acetyltransferase, producing MIDTLTSTLREFYRAEAPASPGGRVLELDGVTAFVTPTAPTQSILNCVVFDDHAALADGLEPLASAYRDAAVTHWMVWTLPDDAVGTALMRDAGHILEYEPMGMALALDELREPGEGPPFALDRAPHPVEITILNERANGEPPGSFGTAFAGLREPCFHRYLARVEDHPAACLVTFDHGDNCMIQWVATDPRYQRRRLAGRLLHAALLDARGRGMRTSTLESSYEGQRLYEGLGYRPLGRLGMWLTGDSPPELP from the coding sequence GTGATCGACACGCTCACTTCTACGCTGCGCGAGTTCTACCGCGCGGAGGCGCCCGCCTCGCCCGGCGGGCGCGTGCTGGAGCTGGACGGGGTGACCGCGTTCGTGACGCCGACGGCGCCGACGCAGTCGATCCTCAACTGCGTCGTCTTCGACGACCATGCCGCGCTCGCCGACGGGCTCGAACCGCTCGCGAGCGCCTACCGCGACGCCGCGGTCACGCACTGGATGGTCTGGACGCTTCCGGACGACGCGGTCGGCACGGCGCTGATGCGCGACGCCGGCCACATCCTGGAGTACGAGCCGATGGGGATGGCGCTCGCGCTCGACGAGCTGCGCGAGCCGGGGGAGGGGCCGCCGTTCGCGCTCGACCGCGCACCCCACCCGGTCGAGATCACGATTCTCAACGAGCGTGCCAACGGCGAGCCGCCCGGCTCCTTCGGGACGGCCTTCGCCGGGCTCCGCGAACCGTGCTTCCACCGCTACCTGGCGCGCGTCGAGGACCACCCGGCGGCATGCCTGGTGACATTCGACCACGGCGACAACTGCATGATCCAGTGGGTCGCGACGGATCCGCGCTACCAGCGCCGCCGGCTCGCTGGCCGGCTGCTGCACGCGGCGCTCTTGGACGCCCGCGGGCGTGGGATGCGGACCTCGACGTTGGAGTCGAGCTATGAGGGGCAGCGGCTCTACGAGGGACTCGGCTATCGGCCGCTCGGCCGCCTCGGGATGTGGCTGACGGGCGATTCGCCGCCCGAGCTGCCCTAG